A stretch of the Rhinoderma darwinii isolate aRhiDar2 chromosome 3, aRhiDar2.hap1, whole genome shotgun sequence genome encodes the following:
- the LOC142750663 gene encoding olfactory receptor 5G9-like: MNRTFITEIVLRGFGNLKNFKFFFICMCLLLYMVTVMGNLIIILLVSTSYRLRSPMFFFLGHLSFSDILVTSNVVPVMVSITLADGSSLFLTGCIAQFFFFGALATTECLLLTAMSYDRYLAICSPLHYSTIMNHTLSIYLVVGCWSLGFILTLIPILFIQTLWFCGPDVIDHFFCDFGPLLDLSCSDISIVKYEVLSLSGLVTIIPFVFIVVTYGYIFVTILKITSVTGRKKTFSTCSSHLAVVCTYYGALFAIYVVPRGGYSMTVNKLLSLMYTVFTPLFNPIIYGLRNQEIKMAMKNYFFMCSCANQNNGALLHLLRPSPQHESWIFGYKRDDNPVITEDNEDIRNNATTSGQITDKDKKHKPENIAYLTISLDESKMEDHGYS, encoded by the exons ATGAATAGGACATTCATAACTGAAATAGTCCTCAGAGGGTTTGGAAACCTAAAgaatttcaagttcttcttcatctGTATGTGTCTGCTCCTCTACATGGTAACAGTCATGGGAAACCTTATTATTATCTTGTTGGTGTCAACCAGTTATCGCCTCCGATCTCCAATGTTCTTTTTTCTCGGTCACCTCTCCTTCTCGGATATATTGGTCACTTCAAATGTTGTCCCAGTCATGGTGAGCATTACTTTGGCAGATGGTAGCAGTTTGTTCCTCACGGGTTGTATAGctcagtttttcttttttggggCTTTGGCAACTACCGAGTGTCTTCTGCTGACAGCAATGTCCTATGACCGTTATCTCGCTATTTGTAGCCCACTGCACTACTCCACCATTATGAACCACACACTGAGTATATATCTGGTTGTGGGCTGCTGGTCTCTTGGGTTTATACTTACCCTTATACCAATATTATTTATACAGACATTGTGGTTCTGTGGTCCCGATGTCATTGACCACTTCTTTTGTGATTTTGGACCTCTTCTAGATTTATCATGCTCCGATATTTCCATAGTAAAATATGAGGTGCTGTCTCTCTCTGGTCTCGTTACCATTATCCCCTTTGTGTTTATTGTGGTCACCTATGGTTATATCTTTGTAACCATCTTGAAGATCACCTCAGTCACTGGGAGGAAGAAGACATTTTCGACATGTAGTTCTCACTTGGCTGTTGTATGTACTTATTATGGAGCACTCTTTGCAATATATGTAGTACCCCGCGGAGGGTATTCCATGACTGTGAACAAACTGTTATCTCTTATGTATACTGTGTTTACTCCATTATTCAACCCTATTATATACGGCTTAAGAAATCAGGAAATCAAAATGGCCATGAAGAACTATTTCTTTATGT GCTCCTGTGCCAACCAGAACAATGGGGCACTTCTTCATCTTCTACGACCATCTCCTCAACATGAG TCATGGATATTTGGCTACAAAAGAGATGATAACCCTGTTATTACTGAAGATAATGAGGACATCAGGAACAATGCTACAACTTCTGGTCAGATTACAGATAAAGATAAGAAACATAAACCCGAAAATATTGCATATCTGACCATATCT